From a single Micromonospora pallida genomic region:
- the dxr gene encoding 1-deoxy-D-xylulose-5-phosphate reductoisomerase, with product MTSPRKVVLLGSTGSIGTQAIDIVRRNPDRFRVVALGAGGGNVELLAAQALELGVEAVGVAKASAAQDLQLAFYTEASRRGWATGDFRLPKIVAGPDAMTELAEWPCDVVLNGVVGSLGLAPTLAALRAGRTLALANKESLVAGGPLVKAAVTRPGQIVPVDSEHSALAQCLRSGTRGEVRRLIVTASGGPFRGRRRDELTQVTPEQALAHPTWNMGPVVTINSATMVNKALEVIEAHELFDVPYADITVMVHPQSVIHSMVEFVDGSTIAQASPPDMRLPIALGIGWPDRVPEAASAVDWTTAHTWEFFPLDDDAFPAVRLAKAAGEAGRCRPAVYNAANEECVAAFVAGRLPFLGIVDTLERVLETAPDFDEPGTVEDVLAAESWARAHAQEIISASVKGA from the coding sequence GTGACTTCGCCCCGAAAGGTCGTCCTGCTCGGTTCCACCGGGTCGATCGGCACCCAGGCCATCGACATCGTGCGGCGTAACCCGGACCGGTTCCGGGTGGTCGCGCTCGGGGCCGGTGGCGGCAACGTCGAGCTGCTCGCCGCCCAGGCCCTCGAACTGGGCGTCGAGGCGGTCGGGGTGGCCAAGGCGTCCGCCGCGCAGGACCTCCAACTCGCGTTCTACACCGAGGCGAGTCGGCGCGGCTGGGCCACCGGCGACTTCCGGTTGCCGAAGATCGTCGCCGGGCCGGACGCGATGACCGAGCTGGCCGAGTGGCCCTGTGACGTCGTACTCAACGGGGTGGTGGGTTCGCTCGGGCTCGCGCCGACCCTGGCCGCGCTGCGCGCCGGGCGTACGCTCGCCCTGGCCAACAAGGAGTCCCTGGTTGCCGGCGGCCCCCTGGTGAAGGCCGCGGTGACGCGGCCGGGGCAGATCGTTCCGGTGGATTCCGAGCACTCGGCGCTGGCCCAGTGCCTGCGGTCCGGGACGCGGGGCGAGGTGCGACGGCTCATCGTCACCGCCAGCGGCGGCCCGTTCCGCGGCCGGCGGCGGGACGAGTTGACGCAGGTCACCCCCGAGCAGGCGCTCGCCCACCCGACCTGGAACATGGGGCCGGTGGTGACGATCAACTCGGCCACCATGGTCAACAAGGCGCTTGAGGTGATCGAGGCGCACGAGTTGTTCGACGTGCCGTACGCCGACATCACCGTGATGGTGCACCCGCAGTCGGTGATCCACTCGATGGTCGAGTTCGTCGACGGCTCGACGATCGCCCAGGCCAGCCCGCCGGACATGCGGCTGCCGATCGCGCTCGGCATCGGCTGGCCGGACCGGGTGCCGGAGGCCGCGTCGGCCGTCGACTGGACGACCGCCCACACCTGGGAGTTCTTCCCGCTCGACGACGACGCCTTCCCGGCGGTCCGGCTGGCCAAGGCGGCCGGCGAGGCGGGCCGGTGCCGGCCGGCCGTCTACAACGCGGCGAACGAGGAGTGCGTGGCCGCCTTCGTCGCCGGTCGACTGCCCTTCCTGGGCATCGTCGACACCCTCGAACGGGTGCTGGAGACCGCTCCCGACTTCGACGAACCAGGTACCGTCGAGGACGTGCTCGCCGCGGAGTCCTGGGCCCGCGCGCACGCGCAGGAGATCATCTCGGCGTCGGTGAAGGGAGCTTGA